From Bacillota bacterium, a single genomic window includes:
- a CDS encoding glycosidase, whose product MRLERLSAKPILSPIADHDWEMAAVFNCAAIYEGGLFHLFYRATDRPFGDFTVRFISSIGYAVSEDGIHFTRFERPIYTGLGPQEDWGVEDPRITKLEGTYYMLYTAFGGRSLDDVRVSMASTKRLGPENSGAGAFPWAWTRHGVILDEPNKDAALFPERIRGRYAMLHRRPPGIWIAFSDDLKTWADHQKIMDVIPGSWDSYKIGAAGPPIRTPGGWLLIYHGVNEKRIYRLGAALLDLKDPTRVLARHPEPILEPELDWEINGLVPNVVFSCGAAEADDAYFVYYGAADTCIGVAAIRKDEVVF is encoded by the coding sequence GTGAGGCTCGAGAGGCTTTCTGCTAAACCCATCCTGTCCCCCATCGCCGATCATGACTGGGAGATGGCGGCGGTCTTCAATTGCGCCGCCATTTACGAAGGCGGCCTGTTTCACCTCTTCTATCGTGCAACCGATCGTCCCTTCGGGGACTTCACCGTGAGATTCATATCCAGCATCGGTTACGCTGTAAGCGAGGACGGAATTCACTTCACCAGGTTTGAAAGGCCGATCTACACCGGCCTTGGGCCGCAGGAAGACTGGGGCGTCGAGGACCCGAGGATCACGAAGCTCGAGGGCACCTATTACATGCTCTACACGGCCTTCGGCGGCCGCAGCCTCGATGATGTGCGCGTCTCCATGGCATCCACAAAGAGGCTCGGACCCGAGAACTCCGGCGCCGGCGCCTTCCCATGGGCGTGGACCAGGCACGGGGTCATCCTCGACGAACCAAATAAAGACGCCGCGCTCTTCCCGGAGAGGATCCGGGGACGCTACGCCATGCTCCACAGGCGGCCGCCGGGAATATGGATCGCCTTTTCGGATGACCTCAAAACCTGGGCCGACCATCAAAAGATCATGGACGTGATTCCCGGCAGCTGGGACTCATACAAGATAGGGGCGGCCGGGCCCCCCATCAGGACGCCCGGGGGATGGCTTCTCATATACCACGGCGTCAACGAGAAACGCATCTACCGCCTTGGCGCCGCCCTTCTGGACCTGAAAGACCCGACAAGGGTGCTGGCGCGGCACCCCGAGCCAATCCTCGAGCCCGAGCTCGATTGGGAGATCAACGGGCTCGTCCCCAATGTGGTGTTCAGCTGCGGCGCAGCCGAGGCTGATGATGCCTATTTCGTATACTACGGCGCCGCCGACACCTGCATCGGCGTCGCCGCCATACGTAAGGATGAGGTGGTATTTTGA
- a CDS encoding UvrD-helicase domain-containing protein translates to MRFIADLHIHSRYSRATSGDCTPEELHRWAAYKGLTLVGTGDFTHPGWREELRQKLEPAPDGYGTYKLKDEFLDAAGRRAADGIPWLGGAQVRFVLAGEISTIYKKAGRTRKIHHLILLPSFEAADALSSRLEQVGNIHSDGRPILGLDSRILLEMTLEACPEALFIPAHIWTPHFSLFGANSGFDAIEECFDDLTGHIYAVETGLSSDPPMNWRFSALDRFALVSNSDAHSPANLAREANIFDTGLSFDAIREALRDRDPARFIGTLEFFPEEGKYHYDGHRGCGVRWKPSQTRAAGGICPACGRGVTVGVLHRVEELADRPEGAPPPAARHFESLVPLGQVIASAIGVGESSKQVREQYLALIRALGPELTVLRESSIEDVRSIAGPAVAEAIRRVRAGEVEIKPGFDGEYGSIVIMREEDRRRLQGQGSLFGFLPSSSPSGSFLAESGFLAEPAATTASAAPAIAATRASAIADAPATAGATDAVDAAATLDASARIAAHAPAPTTAPAPSHEALVGAAAGLNRDQREVVTAGSGPIIVIAGPGTGKTRTLAHRIVYLIKERGVDPGQITAVTFTNKAAGEMRTRVRDIVNSININNGHRIDGVGPGNSMDGLEAITIGTFHSICLDMLKASTGRTGPLVILDEFDSRAVIEETLREYGTGRRINAREAQRYISLLKGRGIGPSDAAALAPGGEISQVYQAYQERLARYMALDYDDILLEAVRLLRQGGRETGLAGASLPEGWLDRFTHLLVDEFQDVNPIQYELVKLWAGDGTRLFVIGDPDQAIYGFRGSDHRFFDRLKEDFPGSSVYRLRVNYRSTSQILRAASAVIAHNRDCAGFELESARGDGPRIRHIEVPGEIAEGIAIVREIGRMVGGATMLQAHGQGGGRQGEARGEFRDEAGPERLAAGLPDSGNAGPGAGAGDVSRSFSDIAVLFRTGRQGEVLEECFLKEGIPYRIVGRESFLEDRGVRAALAFLKCIVNPGDEFHLSRCLAALASGRKTGMKGGGDPGELRARLQERLEAYRSLSMSEPPGQVLERWIAEEEGREEGVQDGAGARVSEALKRLMRVASRFESLESFISGINLAREADHERPGGNVNIVNMMTVPEAVTLMTLHAAKGLEFPVVFIAGVEEGILPFRGSAEASASYTDETNVKNGPGTGRRDAPGDDAPGDLDVLEDVSEERRLFYVGMTRAVDELILLSARKRARPGTSGQAPPSRFLSEIPPDYIQREVRLVGPRGNRKNRGNRDGGASGTQLSLFAD, encoded by the coding sequence TTCGTCCTCGCCGGCGAGATCAGCACCATCTATAAGAAGGCCGGGAGAACCCGCAAGATTCACCACCTCATCCTCCTCCCAAGTTTCGAGGCGGCAGACGCGCTGAGCAGCCGCCTAGAACAGGTGGGCAATATACACTCAGACGGGCGGCCGATCCTGGGGCTCGATAGCCGCATCCTCCTGGAGATGACCCTGGAGGCGTGCCCAGAGGCTCTATTCATACCGGCTCACATCTGGACCCCCCATTTCTCGCTCTTCGGCGCGAACTCGGGATTCGACGCGATCGAGGAGTGCTTCGACGACCTCACCGGACACATCTATGCCGTGGAGACCGGCCTTTCATCGGACCCGCCGATGAACTGGCGTTTCTCGGCGCTCGACCGCTTCGCGCTGGTTTCCAATTCTGATGCCCATTCCCCGGCCAACCTCGCCCGCGAGGCGAATATCTTCGATACCGGGTTATCCTTCGACGCCATACGCGAGGCCCTCCGAGATCGCGATCCCGCGCGGTTCATCGGGACCCTGGAATTCTTCCCCGAGGAGGGGAAATACCACTATGATGGGCACAGGGGGTGCGGGGTCCGGTGGAAGCCATCCCAGACCCGGGCGGCGGGTGGGATCTGCCCCGCGTGCGGCCGGGGGGTCACGGTTGGGGTCCTTCACAGGGTCGAGGAGCTCGCCGACAGGCCCGAGGGGGCGCCCCCCCCGGCTGCGCGGCACTTCGAGAGCCTGGTGCCCCTCGGGCAGGTTATCGCCTCGGCCATCGGCGTCGGCGAGTCCTCGAAGCAGGTGCGCGAGCAATACCTGGCGCTCATACGAGCCCTCGGCCCCGAGCTTACGGTCCTGAGGGAGTCCTCTATCGAGGATGTAAGGTCCATAGCCGGCCCGGCCGTAGCCGAGGCGATCCGGAGGGTCAGGGCGGGCGAGGTCGAGATCAAGCCCGGGTTCGACGGCGAGTACGGCAGCATCGTGATAATGCGCGAGGAGGATAGGCGGCGCCTGCAGGGGCAGGGCAGCCTGTTCGGTTTCCTGCCATCGAGCTCGCCTTCTGGTTCGTTTTTAGCTGAATCGGGCTTCCTTGCCGAGCCTGCCGCCACTACCGCTTCAGCGGCCCCTGCAATCGCTGCAACCAGGGCAAGTGCTATAGCCGATGCGCCCGCCACGGCCGGTGCAACCGATGCAGTCGATGCAGCCGCAACCCTGGATGCTTCAGCCAGGATTGCGGCTCATGCACCAGCCCCGACCACGGCACCCGCCCCTTCCCACGAAGCCTTGGTGGGTGCGGCTGCCGGGCTCAACCGTGACCAGCGCGAGGTAGTCACGGCAGGATCCGGCCCCATCATTGTGATCGCCGGCCCAGGCACCGGCAAGACCCGCACCCTTGCCCACCGCATTGTCTATCTGATCAAGGAACGCGGCGTGGACCCCGGGCAGATCACGGCCGTCACATTCACCAATAAGGCCGCCGGCGAGATGCGGACGCGTGTCAGGGACATCGTCAACAGTATTAATATTAATAACGGCCACAGAATTGATGGCGTCGGCCCGGGCAATAGCATGGACGGTCTGGAAGCTATTACCATAGGGACATTTCACAGTATCTGCCTGGACATGCTCAAGGCTTCAACGGGCCGCACCGGACCCCTGGTTATCCTCGATGAATTCGATTCCCGGGCAGTCATCGAGGAGACCCTGAGGGAGTACGGGACCGGGAGGCGCATCAACGCGAGGGAGGCTCAGAGATATATCTCGCTCCTGAAGGGCCGGGGCATCGGGCCATCCGATGCTGCGGCCCTCGCCCCGGGCGGGGAGATATCCCAAGTCTATCAGGCTTACCAGGAAAGGCTGGCCCGATACATGGCCCTCGATTATGACGACATACTCCTCGAGGCCGTGCGCCTGCTGCGGCAAGGCGGGCGGGAGACCGGCCTGGCGGGAGCCAGCCTGCCGGAGGGGTGGCTCGACCGCTTCACACACCTCCTGGTCGACGAATTCCAGGATGTAAACCCCATTCAATATGAACTCGTGAAGCTCTGGGCGGGCGACGGCACCCGGCTCTTCGTAATCGGAGACCCGGACCAGGCGATCTACGGGTTCCGAGGGTCAGATCACAGGTTTTTCGACAGGCTCAAGGAGGATTTCCCCGGTTCCAGCGTTTACAGGCTCAGAGTGAACTACCGTTCGACATCCCAGATCCTCCGGGCCGCCTCGGCGGTCATAGCCCATAACCGGGATTGCGCAGGGTTCGAGCTCGAATCCGCCAGAGGCGACGGTCCCAGGATACGCCACATCGAAGTCCCGGGGGAGATCGCCGAGGGGATTGCAATTGTAAGGGAGATAGGGCGTATGGTCGGGGGCGCGACCATGCTCCAGGCCCACGGCCAGGGCGGTGGCCGGCAGGGCGAAGCCCGGGGCGAATTCCGGGACGAAGCCGGGCCAGAGAGGCTGGCTGCCGGGCTTCCAGATTCGGGCAATGCGGGACCAGGTGCGGGCGCGGGCGATGTGAGCAGGAGTTTCTCGGATATCGCCGTCCTCTTCCGCACGGGGCGCCAGGGCGAGGTCCTGGAGGAATGCTTCCTGAAGGAGGGCATCCCATATCGCATCGTGGGGCGCGAGAGCTTCCTCGAGGATAGAGGCGTTCGCGCAGCCCTGGCCTTTCTGAAATGCATTGTGAACCCCGGGGACGAATTCCACCTCTCACGCTGTCTTGCAGCCCTCGCCTCAGGTAGGAAGACGGGTATGAAAGGCGGGGGAGACCCAGGGGAACTCAGGGCCCGGCTTCAGGAGCGGCTCGAGGCGTATAGAAGCCTCAGCATGTCCGAGCCGCCTGGTCAGGTGCTGGAGCGGTGGATTGCGGAGGAAGAAGGACGAGAGGAAGGCGTCCAAGATGGAGCCGGAGCCCGGGTGAGCGAAGCCTTGAAACGACTCATGAGAGTCGCTTCCCGCTTCGAGAGCCTGGAGTCTTTCATATCCGGGATCAACCTCGCCCGAGAGGCTGATCATGAAAGGCCCGGGGGCAACGTGAATATTGTGAATATGATGACCGTGCCCGAGGCCGTGACCTTGATGACTCTTCACGCGGCCAAGGGGCTCGAATTCCCGGTGGTGTTCATCGCCGGAGTCGAGGAGGGGATACTGCCCTTCAGGGGCTCCGCCGAGGCTTCGGCCTCCTATACTGACGAGACCAATGTAAAGAACGGCCCTGGCACGGGCCGGCGCGATGCACCGGGCGATGATGCACCAGGCGACCTGGACGTCTTGGAAGACGTCTCGGAGGAAAGACGGCTATTCTATGTCGGGATGACGCGCGCCGTGGACGAGCTCATCCTCCTGTCGGCACGAAAGCGGGCCCGGCCTGGGACGAGCGGGCAGGCCCCCCCTTCCCGCTTCCTCAGTGAGATCCCCCCGGACTACATCCAGCGGGAGGTTCGCCTGGTGGGGCCCAGGGGGAACAGGAAGAACAGGGGGAATAGGGACGGTGGCGCGTCAGGGACGCAGCTCAGCCTCTTCGCGGACTAA